The proteins below are encoded in one region of Pangasianodon hypophthalmus isolate fPanHyp1 chromosome 6, fPanHyp1.pri, whole genome shotgun sequence:
- the LOC113534568 gene encoding extracellular calcium-sensing receptor-like, whose amino-acid sequence MLFAIEEINNRTDILPGVKLGYKIYDSCGSVEMATRASLALVNGIGENTSVMSCSKPDTVQAIIGQTSSTPTIAIAATVGPLHIPVVSHFATCACLSDRKKYPSFFRTVPSDYYQSRALAKLVRHFGWTWVGTLCSDNDYGNNGINAFIIAAKEEGICVEYSKAFFKTDPREKILKVVDTIKASTSKVIVAFVAYTDLGVLLKEMALQNLTGFQWIGSESWISNINPANSQWQHLLKGSLGFAMPKAQIKGLGEFLTKLNPASDVVFYKELWETIFNCKLLIEENDEVKQRCKSNESLSQVQNLYTDVSELRIANNIYKAVYAVAYALHKRYGCSKRERGQEGPACANISDNKPWQVVNELTKLHFTTTSGEDVYLDENGDPAARYEVLNWQQGKNGEIVFVKVGFYDGSLQTHLQLSFNNISIAWAHNKPQVPVSVCNPGCPPGTRKAVQKGRPVCCFDCMPCAEGEISNITDSISCMKCPPELWSNDRKDTCVLKLVEFLSFQEIMGIILVSFSLLGVSFTTCIAVIFFKHKDTPIVRANNSELSFLLLFSLTLCFLCSLTFIGQPSEWSCMLRHTAFGITFVLCISCVLGKTVVVLMAFRATLPGSNVMKWFGPVQQRLSVLAFTLVQVIICVLWLTISPPFPYKNMKYYKEKIILECNVGSSIGFWAVLGYIGLLAILCFILAFLARKLPDNFNEAKFITFSILIFCAVWITFIPAYVSSPGKFTVAVEIFAILASSFGLLICIFVPKCYIIILKPEKNTKKEMMGKTPAK is encoded by the exons aTGTTATTTGCCATTGAGGAAATCAACAACAGAACTGATATTCTTCCTGGGGTCAAATTGGGTTATAAAATCTATGATTCCTGTGGATCTGTAGAAATGGCCACCAGAGCATCACTGGCCTTGGTTAATGGCATTGGAGAAAATACATCTGTAATGTCTTGCTCTAAACCTGACACAGTTCAAGCAATCATAGGACAAACATCCTCCACCCCCACTATTGCCATTGCTGCTACTGTGGGACCTTTGCACATACCTGTG GTGAGTCACTTTGCAACATGTGCATGCCTAAGTGACAGGAAGAAATACCCATCTTTCTTCAGAACTGTTCCCAGTGATTACTACCAGAGCAGAGCTTTGGCTAAGTTGGTCAGGCATTTTGGCTGGACATGGGTAGGGACCCTATGCAGTGATAATGACTATGGGAACAATGGCATAAATGCATTTATCATTGCTGCCAAAGAAGAGGGAATATGTGTTGAGTATTCCAAAGCATTCTTTAAGACAGACCCTAGAGAAAAAATTCTGAAAGTAGTTGATACCATCAAGGCTTCAACCTCCAAAGTTATTGTAGCATTTGTTGCATATACAGACCTCGGGGTTCTTCTAAAGGAAATGGCCTTGCAGAACTTGACAGGGTTTCAGTGGATTGGAAGTGAATCCTGGATTTCTAATATAAACCCAGCGAATTCTCAGTGGCAGCATCTTTTGAAAGGGTCTCTGGGTTTCGCTATGCCAAAAGCTCAAATCAAGGGCCTAGGAGAATTTCTAACCAAACTAAATCCAGCTTCTGATGTAGTTTTCTACAAAGAGTTGTGGGAGACAATATTTAACTGCAAACTTCTGATAGAAGAAAATGATGAGGTGAAACAAAGGTGCAAGAGCAACGAAAGTCTCAGTCAAGTTCAGAACCTTTATACAGATGTTTCAGAATTACGGATcgcaaataatatttataaggCCGTGTATGCTGTGGCTTATGCCCTGCACAAGAGATATGGCTgttcaaagagagagaggggacaaGAAGGTCCTGCCTGTGCAAACATATCAGATAATAAACCATGGCAA GTAGTGAATGAGTTGACGAAACTCCATTTCACCACTACAAGTGGAGAGGATGTATACTTAGATGAAAATGGAGACCCAGCAGCGAGGTATGAAGTGCTGAACTGGCAACAAGGCAAAAATGGTGAAATAGTGTTTGTTAAAGTCGGCTTCTATGATGGCTCTTTGCAAACACACCTTCAGCTGTCATTTAATAACATCAGTATAGCCTGGGCCCACAACAAACCACAG GTGCCGGTCTCTGTGTGCAATCCGGGTTGTCCCCCTGGCACCAGGAAGGCTGTGCAGAAAGGAAGGCCAGTTTGCTGCTTTGACTGCATGCCATGTGCAGAGGGGGAAATCAGTAATATAACAG ATTCTATATCTTGTATGAAGTGTCCTCCGGAACTATGGTCTAATGACAGGAAAGATACCTGTGTCTTAAAGCTGGTGGAATTCCTGTCATTTCAGGAAATAATGGGAATCATTCTTGTATCATTTTCTTTGTTAGGAGTGTCTTTCACCACCTGCATtgcagtaattttctttaaacacaAGGACACACCAATTGTTAGAGCAAATAATTCTGAATTGAGCTTCCTGCTGCtcttctcactcactctgtgtttcctctgttcACTTACTTTCATTGGTCAGCCCTCTGAGTGGTCCTGTATGTTGCGCCACACAGCCTTTGGGATTACCTTTGTTCTCTGCATCTCCTGTGTTCTGGGGAAAACAGTAGTGGTGTTAATGGCCTTCAGGGCTACACTTCCAGGcagtaatgtaatgaaatggtttgggcctgtacagcagagactcagtgTACTTGCCTTCACTCTTGTACAGGTCATTATTTGTGTACTTTGGTTAACAATATCCCCTCCCTTTCCCTACAAAAATATGAAGTACTACAAGGAAAAGATTATATTAGAATGTAATGTAGGTTCATCTATAGGTTTCTGGGCTGTGCTGGGATATATAGGACTCCtggctattttgtgttttattttggcttTTCTGGCAAGGAAGCTACCTGATAATTTCAATGAAGCCAAATTCATCACATTCAGCATACTCATATTCTGTGCAGTTTGGATCACTTTTATTCCTGCTTATGTCAGCTCTCCTGGAAAATTCACTGTAGCTGTAGAGATATTTGCCATTTTAGCATCAAGCTTTGGTTTACTAATCTGCATATTTGTTCCAAAGTGTTATATAATCATACTAAAACCAGAGAAAAATACCAAAAAGGAAATGATGGGTAAAACACCTGCTAAATGA
- the LOC117597575 gene encoding extracellular calcium-sensing receptor-like, with protein sequence MLFAIEEINNRTDILPGVKLGYKIYDSCGSVEITTRASLSLVNGNGENTSVMSCSKPETVQAIIGQTSSSPSIAMSATVGPLHIPVVSHFATCACLSDRTKYPSFFRTVPSDYYQSRALAKLVRHFGWTWVGTLCSDNDYGNNGINEFIIAAKEEGICVEYSKAFFRTDSREKILKVVEIIKASTSKVIVAFVSYSDLGVLLKEMALQNLTGFQWIGSESWISDINPANAQWQHLLKGSMGFAMPKAQIKGLGEFLTKLNPASDATIFKELWETIFECKLPTQENVEIKQMCKGNESLRQVQNLYTDVSELRVANNVYKAVYAVAYALHNTYGCGQKDLIACANITNKQWQVVNELKKVHFTSTNGEVVYFDENGDPAARYELLNWQQGKDGKIVFVKVGFYDGSLQTHHLSFNNISIAWAHSKPQVPVSVCSQSCPPGTRKAVQKGRPICCFDCIPCAEGEVSYITDSITCIKCPPELWSNEKKDTCVLKLVEFLSFDEIMGIILVLFSLLGVSFTICIAVIFFKYKETPIVKANNSELSFLLLFSLFLCFLCSLTFIGQPSEWSCMLRHTAFGITFVLCISCVLGKTVVVLMAFRATLPGSNVMKWFGPLQQRLSVLAFTLIQVIICILWLTLSPPFPYKNMKYYKEKIILECNVGSAIGFWAVLGYIGLLALLCFILAFLARKLPDNFNEAKFITFSMLIFCAVWITFIPAYVSSPGKFTVSVEIFAILASSFGLLFCIFVPKCYIIMLKPEKNTKKEMMGKALAK encoded by the exons aTGTTATTTGCCATTGAGGAAATCAACAACAGAACCGATATTCTTCCTGGGGTCAAACTGGGTTATAAAATTTATGATTCCTGTGGATCAGTAGAAATAACTACAAGAGCATCCTTGTCCTTAGTTAATGGCAATGGAGAAAATACATCTGTAATGTCTTGCTCCAAACCTGAAACAGTTCAAGCAATCATAGGACAAACATCCTCCAGCCCCTCTATTGCCATGTCTGCTACTGTGGGACCATTGCACATACCTGTG GTCAGTCATTTTGCAACATGTGCATGCCTAAGTGACAGAACGAAGTACCCATCTTTCTTTAGAACTGTTCCTAGTGATTACTACCAGAGCAGAGCTTTGGCTAAGTTGGTCAGGCATTTTGGCTGGACATGGGTAGGGACCCTATGCAGTGATAATGACTATGGGAACAATGGCATAAATGAATTCATCATTGCAGCCAAAGAAGAGGGAATCTGTGTTGAGTATTCCAAAGCATTCTTTAGAACAGACTCCAGAGAAAAAATTCTGAAAGTAGTTGAGATTATCAAGGCTTCAACCTCCAAAGTTATTGTAGCTTTTGTCTCATATTCTGACCTTGGGGTTCTTCTAAAGGAAATGGCCTTACAGAACTTGACAGGCTTTCAGTGGATTGGAAGTGAGTCCTGGATCTCTGATATAAACCCAGCTAATGCTCAATGGCAACATCTTCTGAAAGGATCCATGGGTTTCGCTATGCCAAAAGCTCAAATTAAGGGCCTAGGGGAATTTCTGACCAAGCTTAATCCAGCCTCTGATGCAACAATTTTCAAAGAGTTGTGGGAAACAATATTTGAATGTAAGCTTCCCACACAAGAAAATGTTGAGATAAAACAAATGTGCAAAGGCAATGAAAGTCTCAGACAAGTTCAAAACCTTTATACAGATGTTTCAGAGCTACGAGTTGCAAATAATGTTTATAAGGCTGTTTATGCTGTGGCATATGCCCTGCATAACACATATGGTTGTGGACAAAAAGATCTTATTGCATGTGCAAACATCACTAATAAACAATGGCAG GTAGTGAATGAGTTGAAGAAAGTCCATTTTACTAGTACAAATGGAGAGGTTGTATACTTTGATGAAAATGGAGACCCTGCAGCGAGGTATGAGCTGCTGAACTGGCAACAAGGAAAAGACGGTAAAATAGTATTTGTTAAAGTGGGCTTCTATGATGGCTCTTTGCAAACACACCATCTGTCATTTAACAACATCAGTATAGCCTGGGCCCACAGTAAACCACAG GTGCCAGTCTCTGTGTGCAGTCAGAGTTGTCCCCCAGGCACCAGAAAGGCTGTGCAGAAAGGAAGGCCAATCTGCTGCTTTGACTGTATACCATGTGCAGAGGGGGAAGTCAGTTATATAACAG ATTCTATAACTTGCATCAAGTGCCCACCTGAACTGTGGTCTAATGAAAAGAAAGATACCTGTGTCTTAAAGCTTGTGGAATTCCTGTCATTTGACGAGATAATGGGAATCATTcttgtattattttctttgctaGGAGTATCTTTCACCATCTGCATtgcagtaattttctttaaatacaaGGAAACCCCAATTGTTAAGGCAAATAATTCTGAACTAAGCTTCTTGTTGCtcttctcactctttctctgtttcctcTGTTCACTTACATTTATTGGTCAGCCCTCTGAGTGGTCCTGTATGTTGCGCCACACAGCATTTGGGATCACCTTTGTCCTCTGCATCTCCTGTGTTCTGGGGAAAACAGTAGTGGTGTTAATGGCCTTCAGGGCTACACTTCCAGGTAGTAATGTCATGAAATGGTTTGGGCCTTTACAGCAAAGGCTCAGTGTACTTGCTTTCACTCTTATTCAAGTCATTATTTGTATACTGTGGTTAACACTATCCCCTCCCTTTCCCTACAAAAATATGAAGTACTACAAGGAAAAGATCATATTAGAATGTAATGTAGGCTCGGCTATAGGTTTCTGGGCTGTGCTGGGTTATATCGGACTCCTGGctcttttatgttttattttggctTTTCTGGCCCGCAAGCTACCTGACAATTTCAATGAAGCCAAATTCATCACATTTAGCATGCTCATATTCTGCGCAGTTTGGATCACCTTTATTCCTGCTTATGTCAGCTCCCCTGGAAAATTCACTGTATCTGTAGAGATATTTGCCATTTTAGCATCAAGCTTTGGTTTACTATTCTGCATATTTGTTCCAAAGTGTTATATAATCATGCTGAAACCAGAGAAGAACACTAAAAAGGAAATGATGGGTAAAGCACTTGCTAAATGA
- the LOC113534751 gene encoding extracellular calcium-sensing receptor-like, with translation MRFLHTWLLFAQVRATAPQCSLLGLPNPPLLSKDGDVMIGGIFSFHVKWDQTTHVFTSGPWQPNCRSLSLREFQNAQTMLFAIEEINNRTDILPGIKLGYKIYDSCGSVEITTRASLSLVNGNGENTSVMSCSKPETVQAIIGQTASSSTIAMSVTVGPLHIPVVSHFATCACLSDRKKYPSFFRTVPSDYYQSRALAKLVRHFGWTWVGTLCSDNDYGNNGINEFIIAAKEEGICVEYSKAFFRTDSREKILKVVEIIKASTSKVIVAFVSYSDLGILLKEMALQNLTGFQWIGSESWISDINPANAQWQHLLKGSMGFAMPKAQIKGLEEFLTMLNPASDATIFKELWETIFECKLSTQENVEIKQMCKGNESLRQVQNLYTDVSELRVANNVYKAVYAVAYALHNTYGCGQKDLIACANITNKQWQVVNELKKVHFTSTNGEVVYFDENGDPAARYELLNWQQGKDGKIVFVKVGFYDGSLQTHHLSFNNISIAWAHSKPQVPVSVCSQSCPPGTRKAVQKGRPICCFDCIPCAEGEISYITDSITCIKCPPELWSNEKKDTCVSKLVEFLSFDEIMGIILVLFSLLGVSFTICIAVIFFKYKETPIVKANNSELSFLLLFSLFLCFLCSLTFIGQPSEWSCMLRHTAFGITFVLCISCVLGKTVVVLMAFRATLPGSNVMKWFGPLQQRLSVLAFTLIQVIICILWLTLSPPFPYKNMKYYKEKIILECNVGSAIGFWAVLGYIGLLALLCFILAFLARKLPDNFNEAKFITFSMLIFCAVWITFIPAYVSSPGKFTVSVEIFAILASSFGLLFCIFVPKCYIIMLKPEKNTKKEMMGKALAK, from the exons ATGAGGTTCCTGCACACATGGCTTTTATTCGCTCAGGTGAGAGCAACTGCTCCCCAGTGCAGCTTGCTAGGCCTGCCCAATCCTCCTCTACTCAGCAAAGATGGTGATGTAATGATTGGTGGTATCTTTTCCTTCCATGTCAAATGGGACCAGACAACACATGTCTTTACATCTGGGCCCTGGCAACCAAACTGCAGAAG TTTAAGCCTCCGTGAATttcaaaatgcacaaacaaTGTTATTTGCCATTGAGGAAATCAACAACAGAACTGATATTCTTCCTGGGATCAAATTGGGTTATAAAATCTATGATTCTTGTGGCTCAGTAGAAATAACCACAAGAGCATCCTTGTCCTTAGTTAATGGCAATGGAGAAAATACATCTGTAATGTCTTGCTCCAAACCTGAAACAGTTCAAGCAATCATAGGACAAACAGCATCTAGCTCCACTATTGCCATGTCTGTTACTGTGGGACCTTTACACATACCTGTG GTCAGTCATTTTGCAACATGTGCATGCCTAAGTGACAGGAAGAAATACCCATCTTTCTTTAGAACTGTTCCTAGTGATTACTACCAGAGCAGAGCTTTGGCTAAGTTGGTCAGGCATTTTGGTTGGACATGGGTAGGGACCCTATGCAGTGATAATGACTATGGGAACAATGGCATAAATGAATTCATCATTGCAGCCAAAGAAGAGGGAATCTGTGTTGAGTATTCCAAAGCATTCTTTAGAACAGACTCCAGAGAAAAAATTCTGAAAGTAGTTGAGATTATCAAGGCTTCAACCTCCAAAGTTATTGTAGCTTTTGTCTCATATTCTGACCTTGGGATTCTTCTAAAGGAAATGGCCTTACAGAACTTGACAGGCTTTCAGTGGATTGGAAGTGAGTCCTGGATCTCTGATATAAACCCAGCTAATGCTCAATGGCAACATCTTCTGAAAGGATCCATGGGTTTCGCTATGCCAAAAGCTCAAATTAAGGGCCTAGAGGAATTTCTGACCATGCTTAATCCAGCCTCTGATGCAACAATTTTCAAAGAGTTGTGGGAGACAATATTTGAATGTAAGCTTTCCACACAAGAAAATGTTGAGATAAAACAAATGTGCAAAGGCAATGAAAGTCTCAGACAAGTTCAAAACCTTTATACAGATGTTTCAGAGCTACGAGTTGCAAATAATGTTTATAAGGCTGTTTATGCTGTGGCATATGCCCTGCATAACACATATGGTTGTGGACAAAAAGATCTTATTGCATGTGCAAACATCACTAATAAACAATGGCAG GTAGTGAATGAGTTGAAGAAAGTCCATTTTACTAGTACAAATGGAGAGGTTGTATACTTTGATGAAAATGGAGACCCTGCAGCGAGGTATGAGCTGCTGAACTGGCAACAAGGAAAAGACGGTAAAATAGTATTTGTTAAAGTGGGCTTCTATGATGGCTCTTTGCAAACACACCATCTGTCATTTAACAACATCAGTATAGCCTGGGCCCACAGTAAACCACAG GTGCCAGTCTCTGTGTGCAGTCAGAGTTGTCCCCCAGGCACCAGAAAGGCTGTGCAGAAAGGAAGGCCAATCTGTTGCTTTGACTGTATACCATGTGCAGAGGGGGAAATCAGTTATATAACAG ATTCTATAACTTGCATCAAGTGCCCACCTGAACTGTGGTCTAATGAAAAGAAAGATACCTGTGTCTCAAAGCTTGTGGAATTCCTGTCATTTGACGAGATAATGGGAATCATTcttgtattattttctttgctaGGAGTATCTTTCACCATCTGCATtgcagtaattttctttaaatacaaGGAAACCCCAATTGTTAAGGCAAATAATTCTGAACTAAGCTTCTTGTTGCtcttctcactctttctctgtttcctcTGTTCACTTACATTTATTGGTCAGCCCTCTGAGTGGTCCTGTATGTTGCGCCACACAGCATTTGGGATCACCTTTGTCCTCTGCATCTCCTGTGTTCTGGGGAAAACAGTAGTGGTGTTAATGGCCTTCAGGGCTACACTTCCAGGTAGTAATGTCATGAAATGGTTTGGGCCTTTACAGCAAAGGCTCAGTGTACTTGCTTTCACTCTTATTCAAGTCATTATTTGTATACTGTGGTTAACACTATCCCCTCCCTTTCCCTACAAAAATATGAAGTATTACAAGGAAAAGATCATATTAGAATGTAATGTAGGCTCAGCTATAGGTTTCTGGGCTGTGCTGGGTTATATCGGACTCCTGGCTCTTCTATGTTTTATTTTGGCTTTTCTGGCCCGCAAGCTACCTGACAATTTCAATGAAGCCAAATTCATCACATTTAGCATGCTCATATTCTGCGCAGTTTGGATCACCTTTATTCCTGCTTATGTCAGCTCTCCTGGAAAATTCACTGTATCTGTAGAGATATTTGCCATTTTAGCATCAAGCTTTGGTTTACTATTCTGCATATTTGTTCCAAAGTGTTATATAATCATGCTGAAACCAGAGAAGAACACTAAAAAGGAAATGATGGGTAAAGCACTTGCTAAATGA